A section of the Rhizobium sp. BG4 genome encodes:
- a CDS encoding PAS domain-containing protein, whose translation MRHQTVIDVYDYWNRLRGAGEAPLKSQIEPSSLGHFLPSLFILEKSGDDIITFRLAGAKISDLFGRDLRDESFSDLFGDGYSATIEATIAGAMRHTMPALINATGYSTAGHRAAFEIALMPLRSEDGNCERMLGVIAAMTVATWLEVVPLDFLVLDRCRALRSFQGAPDGVWPAAPRTPRQQGLAGILGRVVSSFRPGSGAR comes from the coding sequence GTGCGTCATCAGACCGTCATCGATGTTTACGACTACTGGAACCGCTTGCGCGGCGCCGGCGAAGCGCCGTTGAAGTCGCAGATCGAGCCGTCCAGTTTGGGTCACTTCCTGCCAAGCCTTTTCATCCTCGAAAAGAGCGGCGACGACATCATCACTTTCCGCCTCGCGGGAGCCAAGATTTCGGACCTGTTCGGCCGCGATCTGCGCGACGAAAGCTTCTCGGATCTCTTCGGCGATGGATATAGCGCGACGATCGAAGCCACCATTGCCGGCGCCATGCGCCACACGATGCCTGCCCTGATCAATGCCACCGGTTATAGCACCGCCGGCCATCGCGCCGCTTTCGAGATCGCGCTCATGCCGCTGCGCTCGGAAGATGGTAACTGCGAGCGGATGCTTGGCGTCATTGCCGCGATGACCGTTGCAACCTGGCTCGAAGTCGTGCCGCTCGACTTCCTGGTTCTCGATCGCTGCCGGGCGTTGCGCAGCTTCCAGGGGGCACCCGACGGCGTCTGGCCCGCCGCTCCGCGCACGCCGCGCCAGCAGGGTTTGGCCGGAATTCTCGGCCGCGTCGTCTCTTCGTTCCGTCCTGGTTCAGGCGCCCGCTGA